The following proteins are encoded in a genomic region of Ostrinia nubilalis chromosome 1, ilOstNubi1.1, whole genome shotgun sequence:
- the LOC135071094 gene encoding uncharacterized protein LOC135071094: protein MSVLPRGFECVRPAPRYGCVQGEYSIYYKRPRCGQPRPQPFQRECTAYCSGPTNAPLERPCCYDYPCKAHCFNHGACTRPSGRYARTVWYPGECRPAVPPCQAFTCPNPPFHPCCYHTCNKLV, encoded by the exons ATGTCAGTACTGCCCCGAGGGTTTGAGTGCGTCAGGCCGGCGCCTCGGTACGGCTGCGTGCAGGGCGAATACAGCATCTACTACAAGCGGCCCAGGTGCGGACAGCCGCGACCGCAGCCCTTCCAGAGGGAGTGCACGGCATACTGCTCCGGCCCCACTAATGCTCCTTTAGAAAG GCCCTGCTGCTACGATTACCCTTGTAAGGCGCATTGCTTCAACCACGGCGCGTGCACGCGGCCTAGCGGGCGGTACGCTcgtacggtgtggtaccctggTGAATGCCGTCCCGCAGTACCTCCTTGCCAGGCCTTCACGTGTCCTAACCCGCCGTTCCATCCTTGCTGCTACCACACTTGTAACAAGCTTGTGTAA
- the LOC135075575 gene encoding small proline-rich protein 2B-like: MSAPFYSYDPCVCTGMPCGACYPYSTKPCVASRNDLGVCSVCPGGGCSPCPAPVRPCPEPCPAPPILPLLPPCPPCDKPATPVPKPVPLCDTCAIPVCRPNRCKPCPCYCCTEPAVCSPKRCSYPGVPVCGGCCGPCMPVW, encoded by the exons ATGAGTGCTCCTTTCTACAGCTACGACCCGTGTGTATGCACGGGGATGCCTTGCGGCGCCTGCTACCCCTACAGCACGAAGCCCTGCGTGGCTTCTAGGAACGACCTTGGCGTGTGCTCCGTTTGTCCTGGTGGCGGTTGTTCACCCTGCCCCGCTCCTGTGAGGCCATGTCCAGAACCATGTCCTGCTCCTCCCATACTGCCACTGTTACCTCCATGTCCTCCATGTGATAAG CCTGCAACACCTGTTCCCAAACCGGTTCCACTGTGCGACACATGCGCCATCCCTGTGTGCCGGCCAAACCGCTGCAAGCCATGTCCGTGCTACTGCTGCACAGAGCCGGCAGTCTGCTCGCCGAAGCGTTGCAGCTACCCAGGGGTACCAGTCTGTGGCGGCTGCTGCGGCCCGTGCATGCCTGTTTGGTAG
- the LOC135075584 gene encoding DBF4-type zinc finger-containing protein 2 homolog — MNIKVSRKMCSMCFCPTCPAILPCGTGPCTYSCPAPPPCCQPCCPPPCPCTPCPPCNCRPVFRQCPAPVIPDLVPPIVPMLPCCRPRRAPPKDPPPLPPPQPVCCPPMLPCCPPPEPCDPPPVRPCPEPTPCYQPVLPCCNPQCPPPILPKQRPICPRAPPCPYPCLPVCRSDCPDCEMDPVTRRRPLIVYDSVFAKRPSGRPVECFTRRNPNVRYTVANYVRQGPQSGCCHHVDVPLR; from the exons ATGAACATAAAAGTATCGAGGAAAATGTGTTCGATGTGTTTCTGCCCGACTTGTCCTGCGATCCTGCCATGCGGGACAGGTCCTTGCACATACTCCTGTCCTGCTCCTCCTCCTTGCTGCCAGCCTTGCTGTCCACCGCCGTGCCCATGCACACCTTGCCCGCCATGCAACTGCAGGCCAGTGTTCAGGCAGTGCCCAGCTCCTGTCATCCCAGATCTCGTTCCTCCGATTGTTCCGATGTTGCCGTGCTGTAGGCCACGGCGAGCGCCACCAAAGGATCCTCCTCCTCTACCACCGCCTCAACCTGTATGCTGCCCGCCTATGCTGCCTTGTTGCCCACCGCCAGAACCATGTGACCCCCCACCG GTCCGTCCTTGCCCCGAGCCAACACCTTGCTACCAGCCAGTCTTGCCCTGCTGCAACCCGCAGTGTCCACCGCCTATTCTCCCGAAACAAAGGCCGATATGCCCTCGAGCGCCACCCTGTCCTTATCCCTGTCTCCCAGTCTGTCGAAGCGATTGTCCCGATTGTGAAATGGATCCGGTGACTCGAAGACGACCACTGATCGTGTATGACAGCGTCTTCGCGAAGAGACCATCGGGAAGACCTGTAGAGTGCTTTACGAGACGGAATCCCAACGTTCGATACACTGTCGCTAATTACGTAAGACAG GGTCCCCAGTCTGGCTGCTGTCATCATGTGGATGTTCCACTAAGGTAG